A region of Deltaproteobacteria bacterium RBG_16_64_85 DNA encodes the following proteins:
- a CDS encoding 5-formyltetrahydrofolate cyclo-ligase, with the protein MLMAERKAQLRRTERNRRRLCGQKETFAGKSIAAQEKFLAAFPPESGGKAALYAAVGGEVGTERIRARYLTAGALLFYPRVMEDGNLSFFPDGGDDGWVRGKYGLLEPRVPPGVAGLRNGFDLVVVPGVAFDAMGRRLGKGYGYYDRFLSGLSKTAVTVGLAFSRQLLPEVPVESWDIPVDVVVTEDGIIGLSREHLDGHTK; encoded by the coding sequence ATGCTCATGGCAGAGCGGAAGGCCCAGCTTCGCCGGACCGAACGCAATCGCCGGCGCCTGTGCGGGCAGAAGGAAACGTTTGCGGGGAAAAGCATCGCGGCGCAGGAGAAGTTCCTCGCCGCCTTCCCGCCCGAGTCGGGCGGGAAGGCGGCATTGTACGCGGCCGTCGGCGGGGAGGTCGGCACAGAGCGGATCCGCGCCCGGTATCTCACCGCAGGGGCGCTTCTGTTTTATCCGCGGGTCATGGAAGACGGAAACCTCTCCTTCTTCCCCGATGGGGGCGATGACGGCTGGGTGCGCGGAAAGTACGGCCTCCTGGAGCCGCGGGTTCCCCCGGGGGTCGCGGGTCTGCGGAATGGGTTCGACCTGGTCGTCGTTCCCGGAGTGGCCTTCGACGCCATGGGGAGGCGTCTGGGAAAAGGATACGGGTACTATGACCGTTTCCTGTCCGGCCTGTCCAAGACGGCCGTGACGGTGGGACTGGCGTTTTCCCGGCAGCTGCTGCCGGAAGTCCCTGTGGAATCCTGGGACATCCCGGTGGACGTGGTGGTGACGGAGGATGGCATCATCGGGCTTTCCCGGGAGCACCTCGATGGGCACACAAAATAG
- a CDS encoding signal recognition particle-docking protein FtsY, translating into MNVEAIARGIGPVDEKVLSDLEEALILADTGASLAREYVEELHAMWRHGKLPDTEALRAALRAMIADTLAPRMVPLEVKPPYPFVVLVVGVNGVGKTTTIGKIAHWLKGEGHPVLLAAGDTFRAAAIEQLKIWADRVGADLVQHKEGSDSSAVAFDAVRAAKARGAHAVLIDTAGRLHTKAPLMEEMRKVVRVVGREMAGAPHEVLLVLDATNGRNAVAQAKTFQEFTGVTGLALTKLDGTAKGGVVLSVTREIGAPIRFIGVGESVDDLRPFDASAFAEALF; encoded by the coding sequence ATGAACGTGGAGGCGATCGCGCGCGGGATCGGCCCCGTCGACGAGAAGGTCCTGTCCGACCTGGAGGAAGCGCTCATCCTGGCGGACACGGGGGCCTCGCTCGCCCGGGAGTACGTCGAGGAACTGCACGCGATGTGGCGCCACGGGAAGCTCCCCGACACAGAGGCCCTCCGGGCGGCGCTTCGGGCGATGATCGCGGATACGCTTGCTCCCCGCATGGTCCCCCTGGAGGTGAAACCCCCTTACCCCTTCGTCGTGCTCGTGGTCGGCGTGAACGGCGTCGGGAAGACGACCACGATCGGGAAGATCGCCCATTGGCTGAAGGGAGAAGGGCATCCCGTCCTGCTGGCCGCGGGGGACACCTTCCGCGCGGCGGCGATCGAGCAGCTGAAGATCTGGGCGGACCGCGTCGGCGCCGACCTCGTCCAGCACAAGGAGGGCTCCGACTCCTCCGCCGTGGCCTTCGATGCCGTACGCGCCGCGAAGGCGAGGGGAGCGCATGCCGTCCTCATCGACACCGCAGGGCGGCTGCACACGAAGGCCCCCTTGATGGAGGAGATGCGGAAAGTCGTACGCGTCGTCGGGAGGGAGATGGCCGGGGCGCCCCACGAGGTGCTGCTCGTGCTCGACGCTACCAACGGCCGCAATGCCGTCGCGCAGGCGAAGACCTTCCAGGAGTTCACGGGGGTAACCGGGCTGGCGCTGACCAAGCTTGACGGCACGGCGAAGGGCGGCGTGGTCCTTTCGGTGACGCGGGAAATCGGCGCTCCGATCCGGTTCATCGGTGTCGGCGAATCCGTCGACGACCTGCGCCCTTTCGACGCCTCGGCCTTCGCCGAGGCCCTGTTCTGA